The following proteins are encoded in a genomic region of Acidimicrobiales bacterium:
- a CDS encoding ABC transporter substrate-binding protein encodes MSLPDEQHAAPRVGPSAEGTLLTLAVLALVVVLLSIITFVPRGSGPDGRPIASGGGGGGGSDEGGDFGLGADPAAADGGPGGAGGSSGGGGGTSGGGTSGGGGSAGALPNIDCKTGKNGGNTDTGVTGNSILLGAVTVESGPGRSFLQPETVAMQAVVSKVNSAGGICGRRIQLKLRDSGWDGSVGAQYIQNMVEGDKVFALAVNPDSEGLEKASSSGYLGKQKVPVIGTDGLLYSQYTDPYIWPIATSTVSAMHAIAESQHKSGKRHFSLVYETTYRFGREGANAYNNTVKKLTGNNIPGYSDPDKNPQCAGRFCGIVASQQAYGSNANTINSACTNAPGCDAGAVLLEPATALTWFSSGGAFGGVSDPSGGAGAAPQPLFARSFADGCQRKCDNLRLWTGFNPPIEQFASIPGVQQYMQDMKAFSSSVDVDNQFAEGAYLGMRLTVDVLTKASALGLTRENVVRILDSTSNYDIGLSVRPLTWSKGNHFPQATVHAFDESYPAGFGGWHFVQGSTIDDPDPRRI; translated from the coding sequence ATGTCGTTGCCTGACGAGCAGCATGCAGCGCCCCGCGTCGGTCCCTCGGCGGAAGGCACGTTGCTCACCCTCGCCGTACTGGCCTTGGTCGTGGTCCTGCTCTCGATCATCACCTTCGTCCCCCGCGGGTCGGGGCCCGACGGCCGCCCCATTGCGTCCGGCGGTGGCGGCGGTGGCGGCAGTGACGAGGGCGGCGACTTCGGCCTCGGTGCCGATCCTGCGGCGGCCGACGGCGGCCCCGGGGGAGCAGGCGGGTCGAGCGGTGGCGGTGGCGGCACCTCCGGTGGCGGCACCTCGGGAGGAGGCGGCAGCGCAGGTGCACTCCCCAACATCGACTGCAAGACGGGCAAGAACGGGGGCAACACCGACACCGGGGTGACGGGAAACTCGATCTTGCTGGGCGCCGTCACCGTGGAATCGGGCCCTGGGCGCTCGTTCCTGCAGCCGGAGACGGTCGCCATGCAGGCAGTCGTCTCCAAGGTGAACTCGGCGGGTGGAATCTGCGGCCGGCGCATCCAGTTGAAGCTGCGCGACAGCGGCTGGGACGGCTCCGTCGGCGCCCAGTACATCCAGAACATGGTCGAGGGCGACAAGGTGTTCGCCTTGGCCGTCAACCCCGACTCCGAGGGCCTGGAGAAGGCGTCGAGCTCGGGGTACCTGGGCAAGCAGAAGGTCCCGGTGATCGGCACCGACGGCCTGCTCTACAGCCAGTACACCGACCCCTACATCTGGCCCATCGCCACCTCGACCGTCTCAGCCATGCACGCCATCGCCGAGTCGCAGCACAAGAGCGGCAAGCGCCATTTCTCACTCGTCTACGAGACCACCTACCGGTTCGGGCGGGAAGGCGCCAACGCCTACAACAACACGGTCAAGAAGCTCACTGGCAACAACATCCCGGGCTACTCCGACCCCGACAAGAACCCCCAGTGCGCAGGTCGGTTCTGCGGCATCGTGGCCAGCCAGCAGGCCTACGGCTCCAACGCCAACACGATCAACAGCGCCTGCACAAACGCACCGGGCTGCGACGCTGGCGCCGTCCTGCTCGAGCCCGCCACCGCACTCACCTGGTTCTCCTCGGGCGGGGCGTTCGGCGGCGTCAGCGACCCCAGCGGCGGCGCCGGTGCAGCGCCCCAGCCTTTGTTCGCCCGCTCGTTCGCCGACGGCTGTCAGCGCAAGTGCGACAACCTCAGGCTCTGGACCGGCTTCAACCCGCCCATCGAGCAGTTCGCCTCCATCCCCGGCGTGCAGCAGTACATGCAGGACATGAAGGCCTTCTCGTCGTCGGTCGACGTCGACAACCAGTTCGCCGAAGGGGCCTACCTGGGGATGCGCCTGACCGTCGACGTGCTCACCAAGGCGAGCGCCCTAGGCCTCACCCGGGAGAACGTCGTTCGCATCCTCGACTCGACGTCGAACTACGACATCGGCTTGAGCGTGCGCCCCCTGACCTGGTCGAAGGGCAACCACTTTCCGCAGGCCACCGTGCACGCCTTCGACGAGAGCTATCCGGCGGGCTTCGGTGGCTGGCACTTCGTGCAGGGCTCGACAATCGACGACCCCGACCCTCGCCGGATCTGA
- a CDS encoding ABC transporter ATP-binding protein, producing MSLLEVEAIDVFYGPVQALRGVSISVDAGERVALIGANGAGKTTTLRTVSGLMAPKSGRIRFGDEDITGLPAWEVVRRGIAHLPEGRDLFAELSVEENLKFGYWPHRKDKAGLRRRMDEVMSHFPILSARAGQAAGTLSGGEQQMLGVARALMSSPRLLVIDELSLGLAPKIVAQIFDILAEINHDGTAVLLVEQFVHMALGGTDRAYVLAKGEVVLDGRSGDLLDDPALTASYLGADAEPDEERPRRRRRAAEGAGR from the coding sequence GTGAGCCTGCTCGAAGTCGAAGCGATCGACGTCTTCTACGGGCCGGTGCAGGCGCTGCGAGGGGTGTCGATCTCGGTGGACGCCGGCGAGCGGGTGGCGCTCATCGGGGCCAACGGGGCCGGCAAGACGACCACGTTGCGCACGGTGAGCGGGTTGATGGCACCCAAGTCCGGGCGCATCCGTTTCGGCGACGAGGACATCACCGGCCTCCCTGCGTGGGAGGTCGTGCGGCGCGGCATCGCCCACCTGCCCGAGGGGCGCGACCTGTTCGCCGAGCTCTCCGTCGAGGAGAACCTGAAGTTCGGCTATTGGCCCCACCGCAAGGATAAGGCGGGCTTGCGTCGCCGCATGGACGAAGTCATGAGCCACTTCCCGATCCTGTCGGCCCGGGCGGGCCAGGCGGCGGGGACCTTGTCGGGCGGCGAGCAACAGATGCTCGGCGTGGCCCGCGCCCTCATGTCGTCGCCCCGCCTCCTCGTCATCGACGAACTGTCGCTGGGGCTGGCGCCCAAAATCGTCGCCCAGATCTTCGACATCCTGGCGGAAATCAACCACGACGGCACCGCGGTGTTGCTGGTCGAGCAGTTCGTGCACATGGCGCTCGGCGGCACCGACCGCGCCTACGTGCTGGCGAAAGGTGAAGTTGTGCTCGACGGCCGCAGCGGTGACCTGCTCGACGACCCTGCCCTCACCGCCAGCTACCTCGGCGCCGACGCCGAGCCTGACGAGGAGCGACCCCGCCGCCGCCGGCGGGCGGCCGAGGGAGCGGGACGCTGA
- a CDS encoding PP2C family protein-serine/threonine phosphatase, with amino-acid sequence MAETRPAAGNALATLLELSHYLAPHALGTTVRDVVAEAGFANATIYVVDYEQRSMRALPPGDASLDIDSTMGGRAFRHVEVVTARNEEGDLGRLWVPILDGSERMGVLSVDVEAADPQTVADAGHIASLVGELLVSKLAYGDQLQLLKRTRPMGIPSEMRWALLPPLTFSTKQVAVSGVLEPAYDIAGDAFDYALNGDCMHLAVIDAMGHGLEASRMANLAIGTYRHARRHDYELIDMFRSMDETIASQFGPEKFVTGHLARLDVISGVLRWANAGHPRPLLLRDASVIGELEAETCLPIGLGDVPAEVAETQLEPGDTVLFFTDGVVEARSPDGELFGEWRLVDHLTRAAVSREPLPEMMRRLVHAILAHEGTELRDDATLLAVRWMGAAGSDRPPHASVTTS; translated from the coding sequence ATGGCTGAGACACGCCCGGCTGCCGGCAATGCGCTGGCCACCCTCCTCGAACTGTCGCACTACCTCGCTCCCCATGCGCTGGGAACAACGGTCCGCGATGTCGTGGCCGAAGCGGGCTTTGCCAACGCCACCATCTACGTCGTCGACTACGAGCAGCGCAGCATGCGAGCGCTCCCGCCCGGCGACGCCTCCCTCGACATCGACAGCACCATGGGGGGCCGGGCCTTCCGTCATGTCGAGGTGGTCACGGCACGCAACGAGGAAGGCGACCTGGGCCGGCTGTGGGTGCCGATCCTCGACGGGTCGGAACGCATGGGCGTGCTGTCGGTCGACGTGGAGGCGGCCGACCCCCAAACCGTCGCCGACGCCGGCCACATCGCCTCGTTGGTGGGCGAGTTACTGGTCAGCAAGCTGGCCTACGGCGATCAACTGCAACTGCTGAAACGCACCCGTCCCATGGGCATACCCTCCGAGATGCGCTGGGCGTTGCTGCCGCCGTTGACGTTCAGCACCAAGCAGGTTGCCGTCTCAGGCGTGCTGGAGCCCGCCTACGACATCGCGGGCGACGCCTTCGACTACGCCCTCAACGGCGACTGCATGCACCTGGCCGTCATCGACGCCATGGGCCACGGCCTCGAAGCCAGCCGCATGGCCAACCTGGCCATCGGCACGTACCGGCACGCCCGCAGGCACGACTACGAGCTGATCGACATGTTCCGCAGCATGGACGAGACGATCGCCTCCCAGTTCGGGCCCGAGAAGTTCGTTACCGGCCACCTCGCCCGCCTCGACGTGATCTCCGGGGTGCTGCGGTGGGCCAATGCCGGCCACCCCCGGCCGCTCCTCCTGCGAGACGCCTCGGTGATCGGCGAGCTGGAAGCGGAGACGTGCCTTCCCATCGGCCTCGGCGACGTGCCTGCCGAGGTGGCCGAGACGCAGTTGGAGCCGGGCGACACCGTGCTGTTCTTCACCGACGGCGTGGTGGAAGCGCGCTCACCCGACGGGGAACTGTTCGGCGAGTGGCGCTTGGTCGACCACCTCACCCGCGCTGCCGTGTCGCGGGAGCCGCTGCCCGAGATGATGCGACGCCTGGTGCACGCCATCCTCGCCCACGAGGGCACAGAGCTGCGCGACGACGCCACCCTGCTGGCCGTGCGGTGGATGGGGGCGGCCGGCTCCGACCGACCGCCCCACGCATCCGTGACTACCAGTTGA
- a CDS encoding branched-chain amino acid ABC transporter ATP-binding protein/permease — translation MSPAHARTPEQTRALAGRIFRYAVLALLVAWPWYGNTFVLLGDANVALVYAIVASSLVLLTGWVGQISLAQASFVGIGAFATAVVARNLHLGFPLSLVLAAAASAAAATLLGIVALRVRGLLLAVATLIFAWMCDTYLFLSPWLTGGGGTVSVEPVAVGTEGAFPYFDFTNRRTFYYVALGIAAMVFFALSNLRDSKTGRAFFALSGSEVAAASVGIDVTRYKLLAFALAGFVAGMAGNLTAVYQGALNPAQFRFTVSFFYLAIPVVGGLKSLKGTVAASLLFGALADLFFRVEALNGYLEIVSAGLLMAVLLAYPGGLAAFPATLQGWLDDMSPTIDRVRRSAPVSAVLLAMQGAGEAVARVAPAPRSGAATRLRSLFPGRRGASPPAGLLPLEALGLGAVPAPVASTNGHSAPVELPLVLSTNDRSSARPAGAREDRRPVLQAEGITVQFGSLTAVDGVSVSVREGEIVGLIGPNGAGKTTLFNAIAGLNRPTAGTVKIFDEDATGLPVHARARLGVGRTFQAIQLLRDLTVFENLLVATHLQNETGFLAHITVTRAALLAEDRSRALVRRVIDLLGLEEVAHRRVGDLPFGITRMVEVARALVTRSPLIMLDEPASGLDNRETKRLADFLLGLRAQFGVSILLIEHDVEMVMSVCDFVHVIDQGKLIAAGPTDDVRRDPRVVAAYLGQPMEAPTASARRKEAVSS, via the coding sequence ATGAGCCCAGCGCACGCCCGTACCCCTGAGCAGACGCGGGCGCTGGCCGGGCGCATCTTCCGCTACGCCGTGCTGGCCCTGCTCGTCGCATGGCCCTGGTACGGCAACACCTTCGTGCTGTTGGGTGACGCCAACGTGGCCCTCGTCTACGCCATTGTGGCCTCGTCGCTGGTGCTGCTGACAGGCTGGGTCGGCCAGATCTCACTGGCGCAGGCGTCGTTCGTGGGCATCGGCGCGTTCGCCACCGCGGTGGTTGCCCGCAACCTCCACTTGGGCTTCCCGCTGAGTCTGGTCCTGGCGGCGGCGGCCTCGGCGGCGGCCGCCACCCTGCTCGGCATCGTCGCCCTCCGCGTGCGCGGCCTGCTCCTCGCCGTGGCCACCCTGATCTTCGCCTGGATGTGCGACACGTACCTGTTCTTGTCGCCCTGGCTCACCGGCGGCGGCGGCACCGTGTCGGTCGAGCCTGTGGCCGTGGGCACGGAGGGCGCCTTCCCGTACTTCGACTTCACCAACCGGCGCACGTTCTATTACGTCGCACTGGGCATCGCCGCGATGGTCTTCTTCGCCTTGTCGAACCTGCGCGACTCCAAGACCGGACGGGCCTTCTTCGCCCTCAGCGGCAGCGAGGTCGCCGCTGCCTCCGTGGGCATCGACGTCACCCGCTACAAGTTGCTCGCCTTCGCGTTGGCGGGCTTTGTGGCAGGGATGGCGGGCAACCTGACCGCCGTCTACCAAGGCGCGTTGAACCCCGCCCAGTTCCGTTTCACCGTCTCGTTCTTCTACTTGGCCATCCCCGTGGTGGGCGGGCTCAAAAGCCTGAAGGGCACGGTGGCGGCGTCGTTGCTCTTCGGTGCGCTAGCCGATCTGTTCTTCCGCGTCGAGGCCCTCAACGGCTACCTCGAGATCGTGTCGGCGGGCCTGCTCATGGCCGTGCTGCTCGCCTACCCGGGTGGGTTGGCGGCGTTCCCCGCCACCCTGCAGGGCTGGCTCGACGACATGTCGCCCACAATCGACCGGGTGCGGCGCTCCGCTCCGGTGTCGGCCGTGCTGCTTGCCATGCAGGGTGCCGGTGAAGCCGTCGCGAGAGTCGCTCCCGCACCACGGTCAGGCGCCGCCACGAGGCTGCGTTCCTTGTTCCCCGGCCGACGTGGCGCTTCGCCCCCCGCCGGACTGCTTCCCCTCGAAGCTCTCGGCCTCGGTGCAGTGCCTGCACCGGTGGCATCGACCAACGGGCACAGCGCGCCGGTCGAGTTGCCGTTGGTGCTGTCGACGAACGACCGCAGCTCCGCTCGTCCCGCCGGAGCGCGGGAAGACCGTCGCCCCGTCCTCCAAGCCGAGGGCATCACCGTGCAGTTCGGGTCGCTCACGGCCGTCGACGGTGTGTCGGTCTCGGTGCGGGAAGGCGAGATCGTCGGCCTCATCGGGCCCAACGGCGCCGGCAAGACCACCCTCTTCAACGCCATCGCCGGTCTCAACCGCCCGACGGCGGGCACGGTGAAGATCTTCGACGAGGACGCCACCGGCCTTCCCGTGCACGCCCGGGCCCGCCTCGGCGTCGGCCGCACGTTCCAGGCTATTCAGCTGCTGCGCGACCTGACGGTGTTCGAGAACCTGTTGGTGGCGACCCACCTGCAGAACGAGACGGGCTTCCTCGCCCACATCACCGTCACCCGAGCCGCCTTGCTGGCCGAGGACCGCAGCCGGGCCTTGGTGCGCCGTGTCATCGACCTGCTCGGCCTCGAAGAGGTCGCCCACCGGCGCGTCGGCGACCTGCCGTTCGGCATCACCCGCATGGTGGAAGTCGCCCGCGCCCTCGTCACCCGATCGCCGTTGATCATGCTCGACGAGCCCGCCTCCGGCCTCGACAACCGCGAGACGAAGCGGTTGGCCGACTTCCTGCTCGGCCTGCGGGCGCAGTTCGGCGTGTCGATCCTGCTCATCGAACACGACGTCGAGATGGTGATGTCGGTGTGCGACTTCGTGCACGTCATTGACCAAGGCAAGCTCATCGCCGCCGGGCCCACCGACGATGTCCGCCGCGATCCTCGGGTCGTCGCCGCATACTTGGGCCAGCCGATGGAGGCGCCCACGGCCTCGGCCCGGCGGAAGGAAGCGGTGTCTTCGTGA
- a CDS encoding aminotransferase class III-fold pyridoxal phosphate-dependent enzyme produces MESGDEWIKRDAAVVWHGFTQMAAYADNAPLMVERAEGRELIDVDGRRYFDAISSLWVTTLGHRVPELDAALVAQVGRVAHSTMLGNGNRVVVEFAEALAARVPVDGAHVLFASDGAAAVEQALKIAFQYWVNCGVGGRTRYLALGGAYHGDTVGSMSVGDDGFGVDLFDPLRFPVVRTPGYASPDWAAAAVAAIDAHASTLAAVVLEPLVQGAAGMRMAAPDDVRRVVDAAQRAGVLVICDEVAVGFGRTGTLFASEQCGVRPDLLCLGKGITGGYLPMSATVASQRVFDAFVGDDLGPKTLYHGHSYGGNALAAAVALRHLQLLDEWDVLANVRARSVELAALLAGRPGARTCGLLAAFDAPSGRDARAVCARAVERGVLLRSLGECVVLVPPLTSTADDLDRVAAALAP; encoded by the coding sequence GTGGAGTCCGGAGACGAGTGGATCAAGCGGGACGCCGCCGTGGTGTGGCACGGCTTCACGCAGATGGCGGCCTACGCCGACAACGCCCCGTTGATGGTGGAACGAGCCGAAGGCCGTGAGCTGATAGACGTCGACGGCCGGCGGTACTTCGACGCCATCTCGTCGTTGTGGGTGACGACCTTGGGCCATCGCGTGCCCGAGCTCGACGCCGCCTTGGTGGCGCAGGTGGGCCGAGTGGCGCACTCCACCATGTTGGGCAACGGCAACCGGGTGGTGGTCGAGTTCGCCGAAGCCTTGGCCGCCCGGGTGCCGGTCGACGGCGCCCATGTGCTGTTCGCCTCCGACGGCGCCGCCGCGGTCGAGCAAGCCCTGAAGATCGCCTTCCAGTACTGGGTCAACTGCGGGGTCGGCGGGCGTACGCGCTACCTCGCCCTCGGCGGCGCCTACCACGGCGACACGGTGGGCTCGATGTCGGTGGGCGACGACGGCTTCGGCGTCGACCTCTTCGACCCGCTGCGCTTCCCCGTGGTGCGCACCCCTGGTTACGCGTCACCGGACTGGGCCGCCGCTGCCGTCGCCGCCATCGACGCGCACGCCTCCACGCTGGCGGCGGTGGTGCTGGAGCCGTTGGTACAAGGGGCGGCCGGAATGCGCATGGCTGCCCCCGACGACGTGCGACGAGTGGTCGACGCGGCCCAACGGGCGGGCGTGCTGGTGATCTGCGACGAGGTGGCCGTGGGCTTCGGCCGCACCGGCACGCTGTTCGCCTCCGAGCAGTGCGGCGTGCGCCCCGACCTGCTGTGCCTGGGCAAGGGCATCACCGGCGGGTACCTGCCCATGTCGGCCACCGTCGCCTCGCAGCGCGTGTTCGACGCCTTCGTGGGCGACGACCTCGGCCCCAAGACGCTGTACCACGGGCACTCCTACGGAGGGAACGCACTGGCCGCCGCCGTGGCCCTGCGGCACCTGCAACTGCTCGACGAGTGGGACGTGCTCGCCAACGTGCGCGCCCGTTCGGTGGAACTGGCCGCGTTGCTCGCGGGTCGACCGGGCGCCCGGACGTGTGGCCTGCTGGCCGCCTTCGACGCGCCGTCCGGACGAGATGCCCGCGCCGTGTGCGCCCGCGCCGTGGAACGCGGCGTGTTGTTGCGGTCGCTGGGGGAGTGCGTGGTGTTGGTGCCGCCGTTGACCTCGACCGCTGACGACCTCGACCGCGTGGCCGCCGCGCTCGCGCCATGA
- a CDS encoding AMP-binding protein, which yields MWRIEAAEAEADQARAAGGLTAAGLVAGDRVAFALNASPRYLNAILGALRIGVVPVLLNSALLPTERQLVVDDAEPSLVVDDEGALAALYEAAPVPLADVPLTRPMHYTSGTSGRPKGVWAGVLDEDDAAAMFRDEADVWGFSADDVHLVCSPLHHSASVRFATSALLRGGSVVLLERFDADQARRALADEGVTTTFMVPVHLHRLGRDVSAPTLRLLAHAGAPCPAPLKRRAIDMFPVGTVWEFYGATEGQFTYCSSAEWEERPGTVGRARPRRRLEVDDDGVIWCHAPPYARFEYWRDPERTAAAWRGDAFTVGDLGRLDDDGYLFFDGRRDDLVITGGVNVYPAEVEAAIATLPGVEQVAVFGVEDEQWGHRVCAAVVGDVRLHEVMAHARAHLAGYKCPKDVYVVDSLPVTSTGKVRRTAIAEALGIA from the coding sequence ATGTGGAGGATCGAGGCTGCTGAGGCGGAAGCCGACCAAGCCCGTGCCGCCGGAGGACTGACGGCGGCAGGCCTGGTTGCCGGCGACCGCGTCGCCTTCGCCCTCAACGCCTCGCCGCGTTACCTCAACGCCATCCTCGGTGCCCTGCGCATCGGGGTGGTGCCGGTGCTGCTCAACTCGGCCCTGTTGCCTACCGAGCGGCAACTGGTGGTCGACGACGCCGAGCCGTCGTTGGTGGTCGACGACGAGGGTGCACTGGCCGCCCTCTACGAGGCCGCACCGGTCCCCTTGGCCGACGTGCCGTTGACGAGGCCCATGCACTACACGTCGGGCACGTCGGGCCGCCCCAAGGGCGTGTGGGCGGGCGTGCTCGACGAGGACGATGCCGCCGCCATGTTCCGTGACGAGGCCGACGTGTGGGGCTTCAGCGCCGACGACGTGCACCTGGTGTGCTCGCCGTTGCACCACTCGGCGTCGGTTCGCTTCGCCACCTCGGCGTTGCTGCGGGGCGGCTCGGTCGTGCTGCTCGAGCGCTTCGACGCCGACCAGGCCCGCCGAGCGCTGGCCGACGAGGGCGTGACGACCACGTTCATGGTGCCCGTCCACCTGCACCGGCTGGGCCGGGACGTCAGCGCGCCGACGCTGCGCCTGCTGGCGCACGCGGGCGCCCCCTGCCCGGCGCCGCTGAAGCGCCGGGCCATCGACATGTTCCCGGTCGGCACCGTCTGGGAGTTCTATGGCGCCACCGAGGGCCAGTTCACCTACTGCTCGTCGGCGGAATGGGAGGAGCGCCCCGGCACCGTGGGGCGGGCCCGCCCGCGCCGGCGGTTGGAAGTGGACGACGACGGCGTGATCTGGTGCCATGCGCCGCCTTACGCGCGCTTCGAGTACTGGCGAGACCCGGAACGCACGGCGGCGGCGTGGCGGGGCGACGCCTTCACCGTGGGCGACCTCGGCAGGCTCGACGACGACGGCTACCTGTTCTTCGACGGCCGCCGCGACGACCTGGTGATCACCGGCGGGGTGAACGTCTACCCGGCCGAGGTGGAGGCCGCCATCGCCACGCTGCCCGGCGTCGAACAGGTGGCGGTGTTCGGTGTGGAAGACGAGCAGTGGGGCCACCGGGTGTGTGCCGCCGTGGTGGGCGACGTGCGCCTCCACGAGGTCATGGCCCATGCCCGCGCCCACCTGGCGGGCTACAAGTGCCCCAAGGACGTGTACGTGGTGGATTCGTTGCCCGTGACGAGCACCGGCAAGGTGCGCCGCACCGCCATTGCCGAGGCACTCGGCATCGCCTGA
- a CDS encoding SGNH/GDSL hydrolase family protein: MPRPVAALLSSLPAGIHTYDKGGTLRRHLYGLAAVVLLLTLAPQPAAHAVPPIPSSMASLGDSITRGFNANGWFVDHPSRSFSTGDNSTVNSHYLRIKSKNSAITGKNFNYATSGAEMIDLNAQVQNAVNAGVQYVTIELGANDVCASTEAGMTPVATYRSQLDQALATLKAGLPNAAVAVISIPSVYRLWDIGKNSSSARSAWSGYNICQSMLANPQSTAQADVDRRNRVRQRNIDFNTQLEQACTAYGANCDFDGNAVFNYPFALSHMSSWDYFHPNTSGQAVLAQQSYANGFNW; this comes from the coding sequence ATGCCCCGACCGGTCGCCGCCCTCTTGTCGTCCTTGCCCGCCGGCATCCATACCTACGACAAGGGGGGAACCTTGCGACGTCACCTGTACGGCCTTGCGGCCGTCGTCCTGCTGCTCACGCTTGCTCCGCAACCTGCGGCGCACGCCGTGCCACCGATCCCGAGCTCCATGGCTTCGCTCGGCGATTCCATCACCCGCGGCTTCAACGCCAACGGCTGGTTCGTCGACCATCCCAGCCGCTCGTTCTCGACCGGCGACAACAGCACCGTCAACAGCCACTACCTACGCATCAAGTCGAAGAACTCGGCCATCACCGGCAAGAACTTCAACTACGCCACATCGGGCGCCGAGATGATCGACCTCAACGCCCAGGTGCAGAACGCCGTCAACGCCGGCGTGCAGTACGTCACCATCGAACTCGGCGCCAATGATGTCTGCGCCTCGACCGAAGCCGGGATGACGCCGGTGGCGACGTACCGCAGCCAGCTCGACCAAGCGCTGGCGACGCTCAAGGCGGGGCTGCCAAACGCTGCCGTCGCCGTCATCAGCATCCCGTCGGTGTACCGCCTCTGGGACATCGGCAAGAACAGCTCCTCGGCCCGTTCGGCGTGGAGCGGCTACAACATCTGCCAGTCGATGCTGGCCAACCCGCAGTCGACCGCCCAGGCCGACGTGGACCGCCGCAACCGCGTTCGCCAGCGCAACATCGACTTCAACACCCAGTTGGAGCAGGCGTGCACGGCGTACGGGGCCAACTGCGACTTCGACGGCAACGCCGTTTTCAACTACCCGTTCGCGCTCAGCCACATGAGCAGTTGGGACTACTTCCACCCCAACACGAGCGGCCAAGCAGTGCTGGCGCAGCAGTCGTACGCCAACGGGTTCAACTGGTAG
- a CDS encoding branched-chain amino acid ABC transporter permease — translation MKLLLVDLVLALPLIGAYAVFGLGIVVTYQASRVLNLAHGAMAMFPAYLAYEATKRGLPVVLGLPVGAACGAALGLLVERFVLRPLRSRGPTVQTVGTVAVLGMLIAIAAKLFGTTATRTPSPFPPGSIEVGESTLHSAQIGLFFTAIVVTAAFFALFRFTDLGMAMRGAAQNRRAASLMGVNPNRTTTMAWLLAGATAGLGGVLVGAANNLEPYNLSLQVLPAYVAALIGGLGNLPGVLIGSIIVGGVLGAVPAFGELPILGELARQSGAPQVFLTVVTFIVLARRGETLVAGDARAEGA, via the coding sequence GTGAAGCTCCTTCTCGTCGACTTGGTTCTCGCGCTCCCGCTGATCGGCGCGTACGCCGTGTTCGGCCTCGGCATCGTCGTCACCTACCAAGCCAGCCGGGTGCTCAACCTGGCCCACGGTGCGATGGCCATGTTCCCGGCCTACCTGGCCTACGAGGCGACCAAGCGTGGCCTGCCGGTCGTGCTCGGCCTCCCGGTCGGCGCTGCTTGTGGGGCCGCCCTCGGGCTCCTCGTGGAACGCTTCGTTCTGCGGCCCTTGCGTAGCCGAGGCCCGACCGTCCAGACCGTAGGCACCGTCGCCGTGCTCGGCATGCTCATCGCCATCGCCGCCAAGCTCTTCGGGACCACCGCCACCCGCACGCCGAGCCCCTTCCCGCCCGGTTCCATCGAGGTGGGGGAGAGCACGTTGCACTCGGCCCAGATCGGCTTGTTCTTCACCGCCATCGTGGTGACCGCCGCCTTCTTCGCCCTCTTCCGGTTCACCGACCTTGGCATGGCCATGCGAGGAGCGGCGCAGAACCGCCGGGCGGCATCGTTGATGGGCGTGAACCCCAACCGCACCACGACAATGGCGTGGCTGCTGGCCGGTGCGACGGCCGGCCTGGGCGGGGTGCTCGTGGGCGCTGCCAACAACCTCGAGCCCTACAACCTGTCGCTCCAGGTGTTGCCCGCTTACGTGGCCGCGCTGATCGGGGGCCTCGGCAACCTGCCCGGCGTGCTCATCGGGTCGATCATCGTCGGCGGCGTGCTGGGTGCGGTTCCCGCCTTCGGCGAACTGCCGATCCTCGGCGAGCTGGCCCGCCAGTCGGGCGCCCCACAGGTGTTCCTCACCGTGGTGACCTTCATCGTGCTGGCCCGCCGCGGGGAGACCCTGGTGGCAGGCGACGCCCGCGCCGAGGGCGCATGA